The Medicago truncatula cultivar Jemalong A17 chromosome 4, MtrunA17r5.0-ANR, whole genome shotgun sequence genome includes a region encoding these proteins:
- the LOC25479456 gene encoding disease resistance protein RPV1 isoform X3 has translation MKEVEKEGSFCSQSKKNDVFISFRGEDTRSNFTSHLHAALCRTKVKTYIDYNLKKGDYISETLVKAIQDSYVSIVVFSENYASSTWCLDELTHMMKCLKNNQIVVVPVFYNVDPSHVRKQSGSYMVAFEKHVCNLNHFNKVNDWREALAQATSLAGWDSRKYMLESELVEDIVQDVLQKLHCKYPSESKGLVGIDKHYAHLESFMSIGSKEVGMIGMWGMGGIGKTTIAAAIFDLFSSQFEGCCFLENIGDESERHGLNFLHNKLLTMLLEEKENVHVGTVRIGFNYSKSRLSHKKVLIVLDDVRTIEQLDFLVGAHTCLGPGSRVIVTARDKHALIERAHEIYEVKPLNFHESLQLFSLSAFKKVCPDIGYQQLSESVVNYAGGIPLALKVLGSLFSYKSKEIWQSTMTKLKKIPCREIQNILRLSYDGLDDTEKEIFLDIACFLNGKDRQHVTRLLDACGFYAVPGLETLLEKALITFSNNNQVQMHALIQEMGREIVRQESTKDPGRRSRLYDHEEVYDVLKNNMGTSAIEGISLDVSQIKDMNLSSDIFVKMINLRFLKFYSRSGERCSVSLPAGLKSFSNKLRYLHWSAYPLKSLPSSFSPEKLVELYMPNSRVKRLWEGVQDLTNLKKMDLSCCENLIELPDFSMASNLQTVNLSRCVRLRHVHASILSLQKLVNLNLVWCKNLKSLLSNTPLNSLRILELYGCSSLKEFSVTSEEMTYLDLRCTAINELPPSVKYLGRLMNLELSSCVRLRNLPNEFSCLKSLGRLVLSDCTLLDTSNLHLLFDGLRSLGYLCLDNCCNLTELPHNISLLSSLYYLSLSGSNVKNIPKSIKHLSQLESLDLCKCMSIQYLPELPPSIEVLDVTNCTSLETVFTCPAIDELLQEHKVFISFKNCVELNEYSRNGIMLDAQVRLKEAAYVDVSAKIEGSESDPCFFFKSEATSSYHHPPTVICPGSRVPDWFHYRSTEASITIELSVSHSPQSNIFGFIFCLILPQSLPNEKNLNWKIGCECYMEGGENIRNTSMCSFATGLVSDHVYLWYDENFCFDMFNTTGKSRTNDDYSAYKPKLSFQFFVETEDKMNVVIKECGICQIYGSEYLSFVEQLGFELELGNQAKRCRDIYELESSETGTQVEGCFENEDEQKDTLHQTKKQKQEG, from the exons atGAAAGAAGTAGAAAAAGAAGGAAGCTTCTGCTCACAGAGTAAAAAAAACGATGTGTTCATCAGCTTTAGAGGCGAGGACACACGCAGCAACTTCACTAGCCATCTTCATGCAGCTCTATGTCGAACCAAAGTTAAAACCTACATCGACTACAACCTTAAAAAAGGTGACTATATCTCAGAAACACTCGTGAAAGCAATACAAGATTCCTACGTATCTATTGTTGTTTTCTCAGAAAACTATGCATCCTCAACATGGTGCTTAGATGAGCTTACACATATGATGAAATGCTTAAAAAACAACCAGATCGTTGTTGTACCTGTGTTCTATAACGTAGATCCTTCCCACGTGCGGAAGCAGAGTGGTAGTTACATGGTTGCTTTTGAGAAGCATGTGTGTAATCTCAACCACTTTAATAAGGTCAATGATTGGCGTGAAGCTTTAGCTCAAGCAACTAGTTTGGCTGGATGGGACTCTCGTAAATACAT GCTTGAATCAGAACTCGTGGAAGACATTGTCCAAGACGTTTTGCAAAAACTTCACTGTAAATATCCAAGCGAATCGAAGGGTCTTGTTGGAATTGACAAACACTATGCACATCTTGAATCATTCATGAGTATAGGGTCAAAAGAAGTTGGAATGATTGGAATGTGGGGGATGGGCGGCATCGGTAAGACAACCATTGCTGCAGCTATATTTGACCTTTTCTCTTCTCAATTTGAAGGATGTTGTTTCTTGGAAAATATAGGAGATGAATCAGAGAGGCATGGATTGAATTTTTTGCATAACAAACTTCTAACAATGCTactggaagaaaaagaaaatgtccATGTTGGCACAGTCAGAATAGGTTTCAACTATAGTAAGAGCAGGCTTAGTCATAAAAAAGTTCTCATTGTGCTTGACGATGTAAGAACAATTGAGCAGCTAGATTTTCTAGTTGGAGCGCATACCTGCTTGGGACCGGGGAGTAGAGTCATTGTTACAGCTAGAGATAAGCACGCGCTTATTGAACGAGCTCATGAAATATATGAGGTGAAGCCATTAAACTTTCATGAATCTCTTCAGCTTTTCAGTTTAAGTGCTTTCAAGAAAGTGTGCCCAGATATTGGCTATCAGCAGCTATCGGAAAGTGTGGTTAATTATGCAGGTGGCATTCCATTGGCTTTGAAAGTTTTAGGCTCATTATTTTCTTATAAGAGTAAAGAAATATGGCAAAGTACAATGACTAAACTAAAGAAAATTCCATGTAGGGAAATTCAGAATATCTTAAGACTGAGCTATGATGGATTAGATGATACAGAGAAAGAAATATTTCTAGACATTGCTTGCTTTCTGAATGGAAAGGATAGACAGCATGTGACAAGACTTCTAGATGCTTGTGGTTTCTATGCAGTTCCTGGTTTAGAAACCCTTTTGGAAAAAGCTCTAATTactttttcaaataataatcaagtaCAAATGCATGCCTTGATACAAGAAATGGGCCGAGAAATTGTTCGACAAGAATCTACTAAAGACCCTGGTAGACGCAGTCGATTGTACGATCACGAAGAAGTATATGATGTGCTGAAGAATAACATG GGAACCAGTGCAATTGAAGGCATTAGCTTAGATGTGTCCCAAATCAAAGATATGAATTTGAGCTCTGACATTTTTGTGAAGATGATCAACCTAAGATTTCTCAAATTCTACTCTCGGTCAGGTGAGAGATGTAGTGTCTCCCTTCCTGCTGGTCTTAAATCATTTTCTAATAAGTTAAGGTACCTCCATTGGAGTGCATATCCTTTGAAGTCTCTACCATCATCGTTTTCTCCTGAGAAACTTGTTGAGCTTTACATGCCAAACAGCCGCGTTAAAAGATTATGGGAAGGAGTGCAG GATCTTACTAATTTAAAGAAAATGGACCTCAGCTGTTGTGAGAACTTGATAGAGCTTCCAGATTTCTCCATGGCATCAAATCTCCAAACCGTTAACCTCTCTAGATGTGTAAGGCTGCGTCATGTTCACGCATCTATTTTATCGCTCCAAAAACTTGTCAATTTAAACCTGGTTTGGTGTAAAAATCTTAAGAGTCTTCTAAGCAATACCCCTTTAAATTCTCTGAGAATTCTTGAGCTCTACGGCTGCTCAAGTCTCAAGGAATTTTCGGTGACATCTGAAGAAATGACATACTTGGATTTAAGATGTACTGCTATCAATGAATTACCTCCATCAGTTAAGTACCTAGGTCGTCTTATGAACTTGGAGCTCAGTAGCTGTGTGCGCCTTAGAAATCTTCCAAATGAGTTCTCATGCCTGAAATCTCTTGGCCGTCTGGTACTTTCTGATTGCACGCTACTTGACACATCGAATCTGCATCTTCTATTTGATGGCCTGCGTTCTTTAGGATACCTTTGTCTCGACAACTGTTGTAACCTAACTGAACTCCCTCATAATATTAGTCTGTTATCATCATTGTATTATTTATCACTCAGTGGAAGCAATGTGAAGAACATTCCTAAAAGCATCAAGCATCTTTCACAGCTAGAATCTCTCGACTTGTGCAAATGCATGAGCATTCAGTATCTACCAGAACTTCCACCATCCATTGAAGTGTTGGATGTCACCAACTGCACGTCCTTGGAGACCGTCTTCACCTGTCCTGCTATTGATGAACTACTACAAGAGCACAAGGTAttcatttccttcaaaaattgTGTGGAATTGAATGAATACTCCCGAAATGGTATTATGTTAGATGCCCAAGTCAGACTAAAAGAGGCGGCCTATGTTGATGTATCAGCAAAAATAGAAGGGAGTGAGAGTGAcccttgtttcttttttaaatcaGAGGCGACGTCGTCTTATCATCATCCACCAACTGTTATTTGCCCTGGAAGTAGAGTTCCTGATTGGTTTCACTATCGGTCAACTGAAGCATCGATAACCATCGAACTTTCAGTCTCACATTCTCCACAATCCAACATATTTGGTTTCATTTTCTGCCTCATTCTTCCTCAATCATTACCAAATGAAAAGAATCTCAATTGGAAAATCGGATGTGAATGCTACATGGAAGGTGGTGAAAACATCAGAAACACAAGTATGTGCTCTTTTGCTACTGGATTGGTTTCAGATCATGTGTACCTATGGTatgatgaaaacttttgtttTGACATGTTTAACACAACTGGAAAAAGTAGAACCAATGACGACTATAGTGCTTATAAACCAAAGCTTTCATTTCAATTCTTTGTTGAAACCGAGGATAAGATGAATGTGGTGATTAAAGAGTGTGGGATCTGCCAAATCTATGGTTCAGAATATCTTAGTTTTGTTGAACAATTGGGGTTTGAGTTGGAGTTGGGAAATCAAGCAAAAAGATGTAGGGATATTTATGAGTTAGAATCAAGTGAAACAGGAACTCAAGTTGAAGGCTGTTTTGAGAATGAAGATGAACAAAAAGATACATTGCATCAAACAAAGAAACAGAAG CAAGAAGGGTGA
- the LOC25479456 gene encoding disease resistance protein RPV1 isoform X2, protein MKEVEKEGSFCSQSKKNDVFISFRGEDTRSNFTSHLHAALCRTKVKTYIDYNLKKGDYISETLVKAIQDSYVSIVVFSENYASSTWCLDELTHMMKCLKNNQIVVVPVFYNVDPSHVRKQSGSYMVAFEKHVCNLNHFNKVNDWREALAQATSLAGWDSRKYMLESELVEDIVQDVLQKLHCKYPSESKGLVGIDKHYAHLESFMSIGSKEVGMIGMWGMGGIGKTTIAAAIFDLFSSQFEGCCFLENIGDESERHGLNFLHNKLLTMLLEEKENVHVGTVRIGFNYSKSRLSHKKVLIVLDDVRTIEQLDFLVGAHTCLGPGSRVIVTARDKHALIERAHEIYEVKPLNFHESLQLFSLSAFKKVCPDIGYQQLSESVVNYAGGIPLALKVLGSLFSYKSKEIWQSTMTKLKKIPCREIQNILRLSYDGLDDTEKEIFLDIACFLNGKDRQHVTRLLDACGFYAVPGLETLLEKALITFSNNNQVQMHALIQEMGREIVRQESTKDPGRRSRLYDHEEVYDVLKNNMGTSAIEGISLDVSQIKDMNLSSDIFVKMINLRFLKFYSRSGERCSVSLPAGLKSFSNKLRYLHWSAYPLKSLPSSFSPEKLVELYMPNSRVKRLWEGVQDLTNLKKMDLSCCENLIELPDFSMASNLQTVNLSRCVRLRHVHASILSLQKLVNLNLVWCKNLKSLLSNTPLNSLRILELYGCSSLKEFSVTSEEMTYLDLRCTAINELPPSVKYLGRLMNLELSSCVRLRNLPNEFSCLKSLGRLVLSDCTLLDTSNLHLLFDGLRSLGYLCLDNCCNLTELPHNISLLSSLYYLSLSGSNVKNIPKSIKHLSQLESLDLCKCMSIQYLPELPPSIEVLDVTNCTSLETVFTCPAIDELLQEHKVFISFKNCVELNEYSRNGIMLDAQVRLKEAAYVDVSAKIEGSESDPCFFFKSEATSSYHHPPTVICPGSRVPDWFHYRSTEASITIELSVSHSPQSNIFGFIFCLILPQSLPNEKNLNWKIGCECYMEGGENIRNTSMCSFATGLVSDHVYLWYDENFCFDMFNTTGKSRTNDDYSAYKPKLSFQFFVETEDKMNVVIKECGICQIYGSEYLSFVEQLGFELELGNQAKRCRDIYELESSETGTQVEGCFENEDEQKDTLHQTKKQKLEEALCSAQW, encoded by the exons atGAAAGAAGTAGAAAAAGAAGGAAGCTTCTGCTCACAGAGTAAAAAAAACGATGTGTTCATCAGCTTTAGAGGCGAGGACACACGCAGCAACTTCACTAGCCATCTTCATGCAGCTCTATGTCGAACCAAAGTTAAAACCTACATCGACTACAACCTTAAAAAAGGTGACTATATCTCAGAAACACTCGTGAAAGCAATACAAGATTCCTACGTATCTATTGTTGTTTTCTCAGAAAACTATGCATCCTCAACATGGTGCTTAGATGAGCTTACACATATGATGAAATGCTTAAAAAACAACCAGATCGTTGTTGTACCTGTGTTCTATAACGTAGATCCTTCCCACGTGCGGAAGCAGAGTGGTAGTTACATGGTTGCTTTTGAGAAGCATGTGTGTAATCTCAACCACTTTAATAAGGTCAATGATTGGCGTGAAGCTTTAGCTCAAGCAACTAGTTTGGCTGGATGGGACTCTCGTAAATACAT GCTTGAATCAGAACTCGTGGAAGACATTGTCCAAGACGTTTTGCAAAAACTTCACTGTAAATATCCAAGCGAATCGAAGGGTCTTGTTGGAATTGACAAACACTATGCACATCTTGAATCATTCATGAGTATAGGGTCAAAAGAAGTTGGAATGATTGGAATGTGGGGGATGGGCGGCATCGGTAAGACAACCATTGCTGCAGCTATATTTGACCTTTTCTCTTCTCAATTTGAAGGATGTTGTTTCTTGGAAAATATAGGAGATGAATCAGAGAGGCATGGATTGAATTTTTTGCATAACAAACTTCTAACAATGCTactggaagaaaaagaaaatgtccATGTTGGCACAGTCAGAATAGGTTTCAACTATAGTAAGAGCAGGCTTAGTCATAAAAAAGTTCTCATTGTGCTTGACGATGTAAGAACAATTGAGCAGCTAGATTTTCTAGTTGGAGCGCATACCTGCTTGGGACCGGGGAGTAGAGTCATTGTTACAGCTAGAGATAAGCACGCGCTTATTGAACGAGCTCATGAAATATATGAGGTGAAGCCATTAAACTTTCATGAATCTCTTCAGCTTTTCAGTTTAAGTGCTTTCAAGAAAGTGTGCCCAGATATTGGCTATCAGCAGCTATCGGAAAGTGTGGTTAATTATGCAGGTGGCATTCCATTGGCTTTGAAAGTTTTAGGCTCATTATTTTCTTATAAGAGTAAAGAAATATGGCAAAGTACAATGACTAAACTAAAGAAAATTCCATGTAGGGAAATTCAGAATATCTTAAGACTGAGCTATGATGGATTAGATGATACAGAGAAAGAAATATTTCTAGACATTGCTTGCTTTCTGAATGGAAAGGATAGACAGCATGTGACAAGACTTCTAGATGCTTGTGGTTTCTATGCAGTTCCTGGTTTAGAAACCCTTTTGGAAAAAGCTCTAATTactttttcaaataataatcaagtaCAAATGCATGCCTTGATACAAGAAATGGGCCGAGAAATTGTTCGACAAGAATCTACTAAAGACCCTGGTAGACGCAGTCGATTGTACGATCACGAAGAAGTATATGATGTGCTGAAGAATAACATG GGAACCAGTGCAATTGAAGGCATTAGCTTAGATGTGTCCCAAATCAAAGATATGAATTTGAGCTCTGACATTTTTGTGAAGATGATCAACCTAAGATTTCTCAAATTCTACTCTCGGTCAGGTGAGAGATGTAGTGTCTCCCTTCCTGCTGGTCTTAAATCATTTTCTAATAAGTTAAGGTACCTCCATTGGAGTGCATATCCTTTGAAGTCTCTACCATCATCGTTTTCTCCTGAGAAACTTGTTGAGCTTTACATGCCAAACAGCCGCGTTAAAAGATTATGGGAAGGAGTGCAG GATCTTACTAATTTAAAGAAAATGGACCTCAGCTGTTGTGAGAACTTGATAGAGCTTCCAGATTTCTCCATGGCATCAAATCTCCAAACCGTTAACCTCTCTAGATGTGTAAGGCTGCGTCATGTTCACGCATCTATTTTATCGCTCCAAAAACTTGTCAATTTAAACCTGGTTTGGTGTAAAAATCTTAAGAGTCTTCTAAGCAATACCCCTTTAAATTCTCTGAGAATTCTTGAGCTCTACGGCTGCTCAAGTCTCAAGGAATTTTCGGTGACATCTGAAGAAATGACATACTTGGATTTAAGATGTACTGCTATCAATGAATTACCTCCATCAGTTAAGTACCTAGGTCGTCTTATGAACTTGGAGCTCAGTAGCTGTGTGCGCCTTAGAAATCTTCCAAATGAGTTCTCATGCCTGAAATCTCTTGGCCGTCTGGTACTTTCTGATTGCACGCTACTTGACACATCGAATCTGCATCTTCTATTTGATGGCCTGCGTTCTTTAGGATACCTTTGTCTCGACAACTGTTGTAACCTAACTGAACTCCCTCATAATATTAGTCTGTTATCATCATTGTATTATTTATCACTCAGTGGAAGCAATGTGAAGAACATTCCTAAAAGCATCAAGCATCTTTCACAGCTAGAATCTCTCGACTTGTGCAAATGCATGAGCATTCAGTATCTACCAGAACTTCCACCATCCATTGAAGTGTTGGATGTCACCAACTGCACGTCCTTGGAGACCGTCTTCACCTGTCCTGCTATTGATGAACTACTACAAGAGCACAAGGTAttcatttccttcaaaaattgTGTGGAATTGAATGAATACTCCCGAAATGGTATTATGTTAGATGCCCAAGTCAGACTAAAAGAGGCGGCCTATGTTGATGTATCAGCAAAAATAGAAGGGAGTGAGAGTGAcccttgtttcttttttaaatcaGAGGCGACGTCGTCTTATCATCATCCACCAACTGTTATTTGCCCTGGAAGTAGAGTTCCTGATTGGTTTCACTATCGGTCAACTGAAGCATCGATAACCATCGAACTTTCAGTCTCACATTCTCCACAATCCAACATATTTGGTTTCATTTTCTGCCTCATTCTTCCTCAATCATTACCAAATGAAAAGAATCTCAATTGGAAAATCGGATGTGAATGCTACATGGAAGGTGGTGAAAACATCAGAAACACAAGTATGTGCTCTTTTGCTACTGGATTGGTTTCAGATCATGTGTACCTATGGTatgatgaaaacttttgtttTGACATGTTTAACACAACTGGAAAAAGTAGAACCAATGACGACTATAGTGCTTATAAACCAAAGCTTTCATTTCAATTCTTTGTTGAAACCGAGGATAAGATGAATGTGGTGATTAAAGAGTGTGGGATCTGCCAAATCTATGGTTCAGAATATCTTAGTTTTGTTGAACAATTGGGGTTTGAGTTGGAGTTGGGAAATCAAGCAAAAAGATGTAGGGATATTTATGAGTTAGAATCAAGTGAAACAGGAACTCAAGTTGAAGGCTGTTTTGAGAATGAAGATGAACAAAAAGATACATTGCATCAAACAAAGAAACAGAAG CTAGAAGAGGCATTATGCAGTGCTCAATGGTAG
- the LOC25479456 gene encoding disease resistance protein RPV1 isoform X4 codes for MKEVEKEGSFCSQSKKNDVFISFRGEDTRSNFTSHLHAALCRTKVKTYIDYNLKKGDYISETLVKAIQDSYVSIVVFSENYASSTWCLDELTHMMKCLKNNQIVVVPVFYNVDPSHVRKQSGSYMVAFEKHVCNLNHFNKVNDWREALAQATSLAGWDSRKYMLESELVEDIVQDVLQKLHCKYPSESKGLVGIDKHYAHLESFMSIGSKEVGMIGMWGMGGIGKTTIAAAIFDLFSSQFEGCCFLENIGDESERHGLNFLHNKLLTMLLEEKENVHVGTVRIGFNYSKSRLSHKKVLIVLDDVRTIEQLDFLVGAHTCLGPGSRVIVTARDKHALIERAHEIYEVKPLNFHESLQLFSLSAFKKVCPDIGYQQLSESVVNYAGGIPLALKVLGSLFSYKSKEIWQSTMTKLKKIPCREIQNILRLSYDGLDDTEKEIFLDIACFLNGKDRQHVTRLLDACGFYAVPGLETLLEKALITFSNNNQVQMHALIQEMGREIVRQESTKDPGRRSRLYDHEEVYDVLKNNMGTSAIEGISLDVSQIKDMNLSSDIFVKMINLRFLKFYSRSGERCSVSLPAGLKSFSNKLRYLHWSAYPLKSLPSSFSPEKLVELYMPNSRVKRLWEGVQDLTNLKKMDLSCCENLIELPDFSMASNLQTVNLSRCVRLRHVHASILSLQKLVNLNLVWCKNLKSLLSNTPLNSLRILELYGCSSLKEFSVTSEEMTYLDLRCTAINELPPSVKYLGRLMNLELSSCVRLRNLPNEFSCLKSLGRLVLSDCTLLDTSNLHLLFDGLRSLGYLCLDNCCNLTELPHNISLLSSLYYLSLSGSNVKNIPKSIKHLSQLESLDLCKCMSIQYLPELPPSIEVLDVTNCTSLETVFTCPAIDELLQEHKVFISFKNCVELNEYSRNGIMLDAQVRLKEAAYVDVSAKIEGSESDPCFFFKSEATSSYHHPPTVICPGSRVPDWFHYRSTEASITIELSVSHSPQSNIFGFIFCLILPQSLPNEKNLNWKIGCECYMEGGENIRNTSMCSFATGLVSDHVYLWYDENFCFDMFNTTGKSRTNDDYSAYKPKLSFQFFVETEDKMNVVIKECGICQIYGSEYLSFVEQLGFELELGNQAKRCRDIYELESSETGTQVEGCFENEDEQKDTLHQTKKQKLL; via the exons atGAAAGAAGTAGAAAAAGAAGGAAGCTTCTGCTCACAGAGTAAAAAAAACGATGTGTTCATCAGCTTTAGAGGCGAGGACACACGCAGCAACTTCACTAGCCATCTTCATGCAGCTCTATGTCGAACCAAAGTTAAAACCTACATCGACTACAACCTTAAAAAAGGTGACTATATCTCAGAAACACTCGTGAAAGCAATACAAGATTCCTACGTATCTATTGTTGTTTTCTCAGAAAACTATGCATCCTCAACATGGTGCTTAGATGAGCTTACACATATGATGAAATGCTTAAAAAACAACCAGATCGTTGTTGTACCTGTGTTCTATAACGTAGATCCTTCCCACGTGCGGAAGCAGAGTGGTAGTTACATGGTTGCTTTTGAGAAGCATGTGTGTAATCTCAACCACTTTAATAAGGTCAATGATTGGCGTGAAGCTTTAGCTCAAGCAACTAGTTTGGCTGGATGGGACTCTCGTAAATACAT GCTTGAATCAGAACTCGTGGAAGACATTGTCCAAGACGTTTTGCAAAAACTTCACTGTAAATATCCAAGCGAATCGAAGGGTCTTGTTGGAATTGACAAACACTATGCACATCTTGAATCATTCATGAGTATAGGGTCAAAAGAAGTTGGAATGATTGGAATGTGGGGGATGGGCGGCATCGGTAAGACAACCATTGCTGCAGCTATATTTGACCTTTTCTCTTCTCAATTTGAAGGATGTTGTTTCTTGGAAAATATAGGAGATGAATCAGAGAGGCATGGATTGAATTTTTTGCATAACAAACTTCTAACAATGCTactggaagaaaaagaaaatgtccATGTTGGCACAGTCAGAATAGGTTTCAACTATAGTAAGAGCAGGCTTAGTCATAAAAAAGTTCTCATTGTGCTTGACGATGTAAGAACAATTGAGCAGCTAGATTTTCTAGTTGGAGCGCATACCTGCTTGGGACCGGGGAGTAGAGTCATTGTTACAGCTAGAGATAAGCACGCGCTTATTGAACGAGCTCATGAAATATATGAGGTGAAGCCATTAAACTTTCATGAATCTCTTCAGCTTTTCAGTTTAAGTGCTTTCAAGAAAGTGTGCCCAGATATTGGCTATCAGCAGCTATCGGAAAGTGTGGTTAATTATGCAGGTGGCATTCCATTGGCTTTGAAAGTTTTAGGCTCATTATTTTCTTATAAGAGTAAAGAAATATGGCAAAGTACAATGACTAAACTAAAGAAAATTCCATGTAGGGAAATTCAGAATATCTTAAGACTGAGCTATGATGGATTAGATGATACAGAGAAAGAAATATTTCTAGACATTGCTTGCTTTCTGAATGGAAAGGATAGACAGCATGTGACAAGACTTCTAGATGCTTGTGGTTTCTATGCAGTTCCTGGTTTAGAAACCCTTTTGGAAAAAGCTCTAATTactttttcaaataataatcaagtaCAAATGCATGCCTTGATACAAGAAATGGGCCGAGAAATTGTTCGACAAGAATCTACTAAAGACCCTGGTAGACGCAGTCGATTGTACGATCACGAAGAAGTATATGATGTGCTGAAGAATAACATG GGAACCAGTGCAATTGAAGGCATTAGCTTAGATGTGTCCCAAATCAAAGATATGAATTTGAGCTCTGACATTTTTGTGAAGATGATCAACCTAAGATTTCTCAAATTCTACTCTCGGTCAGGTGAGAGATGTAGTGTCTCCCTTCCTGCTGGTCTTAAATCATTTTCTAATAAGTTAAGGTACCTCCATTGGAGTGCATATCCTTTGAAGTCTCTACCATCATCGTTTTCTCCTGAGAAACTTGTTGAGCTTTACATGCCAAACAGCCGCGTTAAAAGATTATGGGAAGGAGTGCAG GATCTTACTAATTTAAAGAAAATGGACCTCAGCTGTTGTGAGAACTTGATAGAGCTTCCAGATTTCTCCATGGCATCAAATCTCCAAACCGTTAACCTCTCTAGATGTGTAAGGCTGCGTCATGTTCACGCATCTATTTTATCGCTCCAAAAACTTGTCAATTTAAACCTGGTTTGGTGTAAAAATCTTAAGAGTCTTCTAAGCAATACCCCTTTAAATTCTCTGAGAATTCTTGAGCTCTACGGCTGCTCAAGTCTCAAGGAATTTTCGGTGACATCTGAAGAAATGACATACTTGGATTTAAGATGTACTGCTATCAATGAATTACCTCCATCAGTTAAGTACCTAGGTCGTCTTATGAACTTGGAGCTCAGTAGCTGTGTGCGCCTTAGAAATCTTCCAAATGAGTTCTCATGCCTGAAATCTCTTGGCCGTCTGGTACTTTCTGATTGCACGCTACTTGACACATCGAATCTGCATCTTCTATTTGATGGCCTGCGTTCTTTAGGATACCTTTGTCTCGACAACTGTTGTAACCTAACTGAACTCCCTCATAATATTAGTCTGTTATCATCATTGTATTATTTATCACTCAGTGGAAGCAATGTGAAGAACATTCCTAAAAGCATCAAGCATCTTTCACAGCTAGAATCTCTCGACTTGTGCAAATGCATGAGCATTCAGTATCTACCAGAACTTCCACCATCCATTGAAGTGTTGGATGTCACCAACTGCACGTCCTTGGAGACCGTCTTCACCTGTCCTGCTATTGATGAACTACTACAAGAGCACAAGGTAttcatttccttcaaaaattgTGTGGAATTGAATGAATACTCCCGAAATGGTATTATGTTAGATGCCCAAGTCAGACTAAAAGAGGCGGCCTATGTTGATGTATCAGCAAAAATAGAAGGGAGTGAGAGTGAcccttgtttcttttttaaatcaGAGGCGACGTCGTCTTATCATCATCCACCAACTGTTATTTGCCCTGGAAGTAGAGTTCCTGATTGGTTTCACTATCGGTCAACTGAAGCATCGATAACCATCGAACTTTCAGTCTCACATTCTCCACAATCCAACATATTTGGTTTCATTTTCTGCCTCATTCTTCCTCAATCATTACCAAATGAAAAGAATCTCAATTGGAAAATCGGATGTGAATGCTACATGGAAGGTGGTGAAAACATCAGAAACACAAGTATGTGCTCTTTTGCTACTGGATTGGTTTCAGATCATGTGTACCTATGGTatgatgaaaacttttgtttTGACATGTTTAACACAACTGGAAAAAGTAGAACCAATGACGACTATAGTGCTTATAAACCAAAGCTTTCATTTCAATTCTTTGTTGAAACCGAGGATAAGATGAATGTGGTGATTAAAGAGTGTGGGATCTGCCAAATCTATGGTTCAGAATATCTTAGTTTTGTTGAACAATTGGGGTTTGAGTTGGAGTTGGGAAATCAAGCAAAAAGATGTAGGGATATTTATGAGTTAGAATCAAGTGAAACAGGAACTCAAGTTGAAGGCTGTTTTGAGAATGAAGATGAACAAAAAGATACATTGCATCAAACAAAGAAACAGAAG CTCCTCTAA